A section of the Roseovarius sp. W115 genome encodes:
- the def gene encoding peptide deformylase yields MLRPIVLHPDPRLKKHCDPVADLSDELRELADDMLETMYDAPGIGLAAPQVGSLNRLIVLDCAKDEEADVDPRPLVMFNPEIVASSDETNVYEEGCLSIPDHFAEVTRPKVVEVAWIDRDGNAQSETFDGLWATCVQHEIDHLNGKLFIDYLGPIKRQMITRKMQKLKREKARE; encoded by the coding sequence ATGTTACGTCCCATTGTCCTCCACCCTGATCCACGCTTGAAAAAGCACTGTGATCCGGTCGCCGATCTCAGCGATGAGTTGCGTGAACTGGCCGATGACATGCTTGAGACGATGTATGATGCGCCCGGGATCGGGCTTGCCGCACCGCAGGTGGGCAGTCTCAACCGGTTGATCGTGCTCGACTGCGCCAAGGATGAAGAGGCCGATGTAGATCCTCGTCCCTTGGTCATGTTTAACCCGGAAATCGTGGCCTCTTCAGACGAGACAAACGTCTACGAAGAGGGGTGCCTCTCCATCCCCGATCACTTCGCCGAAGTGACCCGGCCAAAGGTGGTGGAGGTGGCGTGGATCGACCGCGATGGCAATGCGCAATCCGAGACCTTCGATGGGCTCTGGGCCACATGTGTGCAACACGAGATTGATCACCTCAACGGCAAGCTCTTCATCGATTACCTGGGTCCGATCAAACGGCAGATGATCACGCGCAAGATGCAGAAGTTAAAGCGCGAAAAGGCGCGGGAGTAG
- a CDS encoding MalY/PatB family protein: protein MNFDELIERRGTQCDKWDSMETKFGVPAEDGLAMWVADMDFRPPACVTDALRGMLGHGVFGYYGSDTNYREAICWWMQTRHGWTIDPTWIFTTHGLVNGTGMCVEAFTEPGDGVVLFTPVYHAFARVLKAAERKIVECPLVNNDGRYEMDFDAYDAILDGSEKMVVLCSPHNPGGRVWTKEELEGVAAFARKHDLILVSDEIHHDLVFPGSKHTVMAHIDGIEDRLVMMTATTKTFNIAGAHSGNVIIADDALRARFAKRMGALGMSANSFGVVMAEAAYTAQGAEWVDALLEYLDGNRKVFDAGVNAIPGLRSMPLEATYLSWVDFSGTGMARDAFTSRVEHTAKIAANHGPTFGSGGENFLRFNIAMPRVRVEEAVERLRGAFSDLQ from the coding sequence ATGAATTTTGACGAGTTGATCGAGCGCCGCGGCACGCAATGCGACAAGTGGGACAGTATGGAAACCAAGTTTGGCGTCCCGGCTGAAGATGGGCTGGCCATGTGGGTCGCTGACATGGATTTCCGCCCGCCTGCCTGTGTTACCGATGCGTTGCGCGGGATGCTCGGTCATGGTGTTTTTGGCTACTACGGCAGTGATACGAACTATCGTGAGGCGATCTGCTGGTGGATGCAGACACGGCATGGCTGGACGATCGACCCAACTTGGATTTTCACGACGCATGGATTGGTCAATGGCACAGGCATGTGCGTTGAAGCCTTTACCGAGCCAGGGGACGGTGTGGTGCTGTTTACGCCAGTCTACCATGCTTTTGCCCGCGTTCTGAAAGCAGCCGAGCGCAAAATCGTGGAATGCCCGTTGGTCAATAATGACGGGCGATATGAAATGGATTTCGACGCCTATGACGCGATCCTTGATGGCAGTGAAAAAATGGTCGTCCTGTGTTCGCCGCACAATCCCGGCGGGCGTGTCTGGACCAAGGAAGAGTTGGAAGGCGTGGCCGCATTTGCCCGCAAGCATGACCTTATTCTGGTGTCTGATGAGATTCACCATGACCTCGTCTTTCCCGGTTCAAAACATACGGTGATGGCCCATATCGACGGGATTGAGGACCGGCTTGTGATGATGACGGCCACCACCAAGACCTTCAACATTGCTGGCGCGCATTCGGGCAACGTGATTATCGCTGATGACGCGTTGCGCGCGCGCTTTGCCAAACGAATGGGTGCGCTTGGCATGTCGGCCAATTCCTTTGGCGTGGTCATGGCCGAGGCGGCCTACACCGCGCAAGGCGCAGAATGGGTCGATGCGCTGTTGGAATATCTTGATGGCAACCGAAAAGTGTTCGATGCAGGTGTGAACGCTATTCCCGGGCTACGCTCGATGCCGCTCGAAGCGACCTACCTGTCGTGGGTGGATTTCTCGGGCACGGGCATGGCGCGCGACGCGTTCACCAGTCGGGTTGAACATACCGCCAAGATCGCCGCCAATCATGGCCCGACTTTTGGCAGCGGCGGGGAAAATTTCCTACGCTTCAACATCGCAATGCCGCGCGTGCGGGTGGAAGAGGCGGTTGAGAGGTTGCGCGGGGCCTTCTCAGATTTGCAATGA
- a CDS encoding glutathione S-transferase family protein produces the protein MTPLCLHGYRFSVYTRIVRIVLLEKELEYAYSEVDPFLNTPEPALHPFGRVPTLTHGPATLYETCAITRYLDAEFDSPGLTPSDALSQARMMQVISIVDNYAYWPLVRQVFSHSVFRPIEGEASDPLEIEMGLKAAEPVLEALDVIAAEGRVLVPDQFTLASAHLIPMLDYFTRAPEGADALQKHPNLSHWLEVTQQRPSITATSPVLS, from the coding sequence ATGACACCGCTCTGCCTGCATGGCTATCGGTTCAGCGTTTACACACGAATTGTGCGGATTGTTCTTCTCGAAAAAGAGCTGGAATACGCATACTCGGAAGTGGACCCTTTCCTGAACACTCCTGAGCCTGCCCTGCACCCTTTTGGCCGCGTTCCAACGCTGACGCATGGACCCGCTACACTTTACGAGACATGCGCGATTACGCGGTATCTTGATGCAGAGTTTGACAGCCCCGGCTTGACCCCATCCGATGCTTTGTCGCAGGCGCGCATGATGCAGGTTATCTCCATCGTTGATAACTACGCGTACTGGCCTTTGGTGCGACAGGTCTTTTCGCACAGCGTGTTCCGCCCAATCGAAGGGGAAGCGTCAGACCCTTTGGAAATAGAGATGGGCCTGAAGGCTGCGGAACCTGTGCTTGAAGCTTTGGACGTGATTGCCGCAGAGGGGCGGGTCCTCGTGCCGGACCAGTTCACGCTTGCATCCGCACATCTGATACCGATGCTCGACTACTTCACACGTGCACCGGAAGGCGCAGACGCCCTCCAGAAGCACCCAAATCTTTCGCACTGGCTTGAGGTCACGCAGCAGCGCCCATCCATCACCGCCACGTCACCTGTTTTGAGTTGA
- the cobM gene encoding precorrin-4 C(11)-methyltransferase, translated as MTVYFIGAGPGDPELLTKKAERIIGECPVCLYAGSLVPAEVVACAPQGARVMDTAPMTLDETHAEIVAAHAKGQDVARVHSGDPSLYGAIAEQIRRLRTEGIDYQIVPGVPAYAAAAAALGQELTVPEIGQSIVLTRVSMKSTSMPKGETLENFARTGTTLAIHLGVRAFREIERVLTPHYGADCPVVVAYRVGWPDQMFIRGTLSDIREKVRAEKITRTALILVGPVLGEIAEFTESALYDAAIPHVLRPRVATVASDG; from the coding sequence ATGACCGTCTATTTCATTGGCGCAGGTCCGGGGGACCCCGAACTTCTGACCAAAAAGGCTGAGCGCATCATCGGGGAATGCCCCGTTTGCCTTTATGCCGGTTCGCTGGTGCCGGCCGAAGTGGTCGCCTGTGCCCCGCAAGGCGCGCGGGTGATGGACACGGCCCCCATGACACTCGATGAAACCCATGCCGAGATCGTGGCCGCCCATGCCAAAGGCCAGGACGTGGCGCGGGTGCATTCCGGCGATCCCTCGCTTTACGGAGCCATTGCCGAGCAAATCCGCCGCCTGCGGACAGAAGGCATAGACTATCAGATCGTTCCCGGCGTGCCCGCCTATGCAGCTGCCGCCGCTGCACTTGGTCAGGAACTGACCGTGCCGGAGATCGGACAATCTATCGTGCTCACGCGTGTGTCGATGAAGTCAACGTCGATGCCCAAGGGTGAAACACTGGAAAATTTCGCTCGGACCGGAACAACATTGGCCATTCATCTGGGCGTGCGCGCATTTCGCGAAATTGAACGTGTCCTGACTCCACATTATGGCGCGGATTGCCCTGTGGTGGTGGCCTATCGCGTTGGCTGGCCCGATCAAATGTTCATTCGCGGCACTCTGAGTGACATCCGCGAAAAGGTGCGCGCCGAAAAGATCACGCGCACGGCGCTGATCCTGGTGGGCCCCGTGCTGGGCGAAATCGCAGAGTTCACGGAAAGTGCGCTATACGATGCTGCGATCCCGCATGTATTGAGACCCCGAGTCGCAACAGTGGCATCCGATGGGTAG
- a CDS encoding DUF6882 domain-containing protein: protein MNEILLEFAGRMADGGATQLPESYKALAVNAEFHLKTRMAGSELAQRLGDVSDYRLNLKKGRISFVFDGAPEVAADAQVVGTYSDDGSWMWGWGHPDVPQPMQQAAWAVQQFGERQEIEDLLSRGGPIDATRLAEFQAICAYISDADGVFMGAHGAGGQVCVCYYQNNQLKGLLGQ, encoded by the coding sequence ATGAACGAAATCCTCCTGGAATTTGCAGGGCGCATGGCGGATGGCGGGGCAACGCAACTGCCGGAAAGCTACAAGGCGCTTGCGGTCAATGCGGAGTTCCATCTGAAGACGCGTATGGCCGGGTCAGAATTGGCGCAGCGGTTGGGCGATGTCAGCGACTACCGCCTCAACCTCAAAAAGGGTCGCATCAGCTTTGTCTTTGACGGCGCGCCAGAGGTTGCCGCTGATGCACAAGTGGTGGGCACCTATTCCGATGACGGGTCCTGGATGTGGGGCTGGGGGCACCCTGATGTGCCGCAGCCGATGCAACAGGCCGCCTGGGCCGTGCAGCAATTTGGTGAGCGCCAGGAGATCGAAGACCTGCTGAGCCGCGGTGGTCCCATTGATGCCACGCGTCTGGCGGAGTTTCAGGCCATATGCGCCTATATCTCGGACGCCGACGGTGTCTTTATGGGCGCACATGGCGCCGGTGGACAGGTCTGTGTCTGCTACTACCAGAACAATCAGTTGAAGGGGCTTTTGGGACAATGA
- the cobJ gene encoding precorrin-3B C(17)-methyltransferase, translating into MAVTPVVLALSRSGEAVAHRVAVSLGAQVHGREGRVAQADAFFPNALDHARDLFAAGVPVVGVCASGILIRAVAPVLSDKTKEPPVVSVSDDGAVVVPLLGGHRGANRLASLIAEELGATAAVTTAGDVAMGVALDEPPEGYRLVNPGDAKAAMAALLNGAGVRVTGNNIFGVEETGGAVELVVSDAPQTPSEHRLVYHPQSYVVGVGCARNADPEALWDLVTETLQTAGVAQGAVAAVATVDIKADEPAVNTLAQRLGVPMRVFTPAELEAQADKLANPSDVVFAEVGCHGVAEGSALAMGGELVVEKRKNATCTCSISRANHVPMEMKGRARGQLSVVGIGPGQSSWRTPEVSKLVAEAEELVGYGLYIDLLGPLAAVKTRSDFPLGGEEARCRYALERAAEGRNVALVCSGDAGIYAMGALVFELLDRGPENEGVSDAAHRVEVICSPGVSALQGAAARAGAPLGHDFCTISLSDLLTPRDDILRRLKAAAEGDFVIAFYNPVSKTRRTLLAEARDILLQHRPADTPVMLASNLGRPEEHVRYRKLKDLQVDEVDMLTVVLVGSSNSRLAQLGQGPRMFTPRGYARKIDGDLSDKKGIA; encoded by the coding sequence ATGGCTGTGACCCCTGTTGTATTGGCCCTCAGCCGATCCGGTGAAGCGGTGGCGCATCGGGTGGCCGTCAGTCTGGGCGCGCAGGTGCACGGGCGTGAGGGCAGGGTAGCGCAGGCAGACGCGTTCTTCCCAAATGCATTGGATCATGCCCGCGATCTTTTTGCAGCCGGTGTGCCGGTTGTGGGGGTCTGCGCCAGCGGCATTCTGATCCGCGCGGTGGCACCGGTGTTGAGCGACAAGACCAAAGAGCCACCCGTTGTGTCGGTGAGCGACGATGGTGCGGTCGTCGTGCCCCTCCTCGGAGGGCATCGGGGCGCGAACCGCCTGGCCTCTCTCATCGCTGAAGAACTGGGCGCCACAGCCGCGGTCACCACTGCAGGTGACGTGGCCATGGGCGTGGCGTTGGATGAGCCGCCAGAGGGATATCGCTTGGTCAATCCGGGCGATGCAAAAGCTGCGATGGCGGCTTTGCTGAATGGCGCAGGCGTCCGTGTCACAGGTAACAACATCTTTGGCGTGGAAGAGACAGGCGGCGCTGTTGAGCTTGTGGTAAGTGATGCCCCGCAAACCCCTTCTGAGCATCGGTTGGTCTATCACCCGCAATCCTATGTGGTCGGTGTGGGCTGCGCGCGCAATGCGGACCCCGAAGCGCTTTGGGATTTGGTAACAGAGACGTTGCAAACGGCTGGTGTTGCGCAAGGCGCTGTTGCGGCTGTTGCCACTGTGGACATCAAAGCCGATGAGCCTGCCGTGAATACCTTGGCGCAGCGCTTGGGTGTGCCAATGCGTGTCTTCACCCCGGCAGAGCTTGAGGCGCAGGCCGATAAGCTCGCCAACCCTTCAGACGTGGTCTTCGCTGAGGTCGGCTGCCACGGTGTGGCAGAAGGGTCCGCATTGGCCATGGGCGGAGAGCTTGTGGTTGAAAAACGCAAGAATGCAACCTGCACATGCAGTATTTCGCGTGCAAACCATGTCCCGATGGAAATGAAAGGCCGGGCGCGCGGGCAACTGAGCGTGGTGGGCATCGGACCCGGCCAATCCAGCTGGCGCACGCCGGAAGTCTCCAAGCTGGTGGCGGAGGCAGAAGAGCTGGTCGGCTACGGGCTCTACATCGACCTGCTAGGTCCGCTCGCGGCGGTCAAGACACGCTCTGACTTTCCGTTGGGCGGTGAAGAGGCGCGGTGCCGTTATGCGTTGGAGCGGGCGGCGGAAGGGCGCAACGTGGCGCTGGTTTGTTCGGGCGATGCGGGCATTTACGCCATGGGAGCACTGGTCTTTGAACTCTTGGACCGAGGTCCCGAGAATGAAGGCGTCTCTGATGCGGCACACCGCGTCGAGGTGATCTGCTCGCCCGGTGTCAGTGCCCTGCAAGGGGCCGCAGCGCGGGCGGGGGCCCCTTTGGGGCATGACTTCTGCACCATCAGTCTGAGTGATCTACTCACCCCACGCGACGACATCCTGCGCCGTCTCAAGGCTGCAGCCGAGGGTGATTTCGTCATCGCCTTCTACAACCCGGTCAGCAAAACACGCCGCACTCTTCTGGCTGAGGCACGCGATATCCTGCTCCAACATCGTCCGGCGGACACGCCCGTGATGCTGGCCAGCAATTTGGGGCGTCCTGAAGAGCATGTGCGCTATCGCAAACTCAAAGATCTGCAGGTGGACGAGGTCGATATGCTCACTGTAGTTCTTGTGGGTTCCTCCAATTCCCGTTTGGCACAGCTGGGCCAAGGGCCGCGCATGTTCACGCCACGCGGCTACGCGCGCAAGATTGATGGCGACTTATCCGACAAAAAGGGCATCGCATGA
- the cobI gene encoding precorrin-2 C(20)-methyltransferase, translating into MPGRLYGIGLGPGDPELMTLKAHRLISGAQVIAYPTLAGAQSFARSIAAGVIPADAREIVMDVPMTPERTPAQAAYDQGAADISEALDAGNDVICLCEGDPFFYGSFMYLFARLSQRYEVEVVPGVTSVTTCAARAGLPLAARNERLTVLPGPLPEDELRSRIEGAESVAIMKVGRHLSKIRAVIDALGFTDQAVYVERASLPDEVVCPLNDAPEKAPYFSMILLTKGADPWL; encoded by the coding sequence ATGCCCGGTAGGCTTTACGGCATCGGGTTGGGGCCGGGGGATCCGGAACTGATGACGCTAAAGGCGCATCGTTTGATCTCAGGCGCACAGGTAATAGCATACCCCACGCTGGCCGGAGCGCAGAGTTTCGCACGCTCGATTGCGGCTGGTGTCATCCCTGCTGACGCTCGAGAGATCGTCATGGACGTGCCCATGACACCCGAGCGTACCCCTGCTCAAGCGGCCTATGATCAGGGCGCTGCGGACATCTCTGAGGCGCTTGATGCCGGGAATGATGTCATCTGCCTTTGCGAAGGCGATCCGTTCTTTTACGGCTCTTTCATGTATCTTTTTGCAAGACTTTCGCAGCGCTATGAGGTCGAGGTCGTGCCGGGTGTCACATCGGTGACCACCTGTGCCGCGCGTGCAGGCCTGCCGCTTGCTGCGCGCAATGAGCGGCTGACCGTCTTGCCGGGGCCTTTGCCGGAGGATGAGTTACGCAGCCGAATTGAAGGCGCGGAAAGCGTGGCCATCATGAAGGTCGGGCGGCATTTGAGTAAAATTCGCGCGGTCATTGACGCTTTGGGTTTCACAGATCAGGCCGTCTATGTCGAACGCGCCAGCCTGCCGGATGAAGTTGTCTGCCCGCTCAATGATGCGCCGGAAAAGGCACCTTACTTCTCGATGATCTTATTGACCAAAGGAGCCGATCCATGGCTGTGA
- the cbiE gene encoding precorrin-6y C5,15-methyltransferase (decarboxylating) subunit CbiE: MSDPWLHIVGIGEDGLEGLLPATRAVVEAAEVIVGGDRHHLLSEAVTAERVAWPSPFDALIDMLRGFQGRRVVVLATGDPLWFSVGARIGREIDPAEITYHPQLSAFQLAAARMGWSLPDVETLTVHGRPVEQMIAFIQPDARLLILTTGEETPAQIARFLTERGFGASNMTVLAAMGGSDEARFDGTAESWSHRVPAFNTLAVDCIAAPDAALLPRVPGLEDTLFQSDGTMTKQEVRAATLAKLMPMRGALLWDIGTGCGSVAVEWMRGARYARAIGIEPRADRRAMAAANALALGVPKLELVDGTVPAALEGLPAPDAVFIGGGLSAEVFDATWKALRPLGRLVANAVTLESEAVLLALHKQHGGQLVKLSVQRAEPVGGLTGWRPLMPVTQWSLVKR; encoded by the coding sequence ATGTCTGATCCCTGGCTGCATATTGTCGGCATCGGCGAAGACGGGCTTGAAGGCCTGCTGCCTGCCACCCGCGCCGTGGTCGAAGCCGCAGAGGTGATCGTTGGTGGGGATCGACACCATTTGCTGTCAGAGGCCGTGACAGCAGAACGCGTGGCCTGGCCGAGCCCGTTTGACGCGCTCATCGACATGCTTCGTGGGTTTCAGGGTCGTCGCGTGGTGGTTCTGGCGACGGGAGACCCCCTTTGGTTCTCGGTGGGCGCGCGTATCGGGCGCGAAATTGATCCCGCCGAAATCACCTATCATCCGCAGCTCTCAGCCTTCCAACTGGCCGCTGCGCGCATGGGCTGGAGCTTGCCGGATGTAGAAACACTCACCGTGCATGGTCGTCCCGTTGAGCAGATGATCGCTTTCATCCAGCCTGACGCACGGCTCTTGATCCTGACCACTGGAGAAGAAACACCGGCACAGATCGCGCGCTTTCTGACCGAACGCGGTTTTGGAGCATCCAACATGACCGTGTTGGCGGCGATGGGCGGCTCAGATGAGGCGCGTTTTGACGGCACCGCAGAAAGCTGGTCGCATAGAGTACCGGCCTTTAACACATTGGCCGTGGATTGCATCGCCGCCCCCGACGCCGCGCTCTTGCCGCGTGTGCCGGGTTTGGAGGACACGCTTTTCCAAAGCGATGGCACCATGACCAAACAGGAGGTTCGCGCGGCCACTTTGGCCAAACTGATGCCGATGCGGGGCGCTTTGCTTTGGGATATCGGCACAGGGTGCGGTTCGGTCGCGGTGGAATGGATGCGCGGTGCCCGTTATGCCCGGGCGATTGGGATTGAGCCACGCGCAGACCGCCGGGCCATGGCAGCAGCCAATGCCTTGGCTTTGGGTGTGCCGAAACTCGAACTGGTTGACGGAACGGTTCCGGCTGCCCTTGAAGGTTTGCCCGCCCCCGACGCTGTTTTCATTGGCGGTGGGCTAAGTGCAGAGGTGTTTGACGCGACCTGGAAGGCGCTGCGGCCTTTAGGACGGCTCGTTGCCAATGCCGTCACCCTGGAAAGCGAAGCGGTGTTGCTGGCGTTGCACAAACAGCATGGCGGGCAATTGGTTAAGCTTTCGGTGCAGCGCGCAGAACCTGTGGGTGGATTGACCGGATGGCGCCCCTTGATGCCGGTCACACAGTGGAGCCTTGTGAAGCGATGA
- a CDS encoding precorrin-8X methylmutase, producing MRPYEKNPSAIYAESFATVRREARLERFGPGLEALAIRLIHACGMVEVADRLAFSETAYDAGHAALQAGKPVLCDCEMVGAGIIRRYLPADNEVIVTLNDPRVPGIAAGIGNTRSAAAVELWAEHLDGAVVAIGNAPTALFHLLELLEQGAPKPAVILGFPVGFVGAAESKAELAANPRDCEFVALRGRRGGSAMASAAVNALAAGIPEGDTR from the coding sequence TTGCGCCCCTACGAGAAAAACCCATCGGCAATCTATGCCGAAAGCTTTGCCACAGTACGGCGCGAAGCCCGGCTGGAGCGGTTTGGTCCGGGGCTTGAGGCACTGGCCATAAGGCTCATCCACGCCTGCGGCATGGTTGAGGTCGCTGACCGGCTGGCGTTCTCAGAAACCGCCTATGACGCGGGCCACGCGGCTTTGCAGGCGGGTAAGCCCGTGCTCTGCGATTGTGAAATGGTCGGCGCTGGTATCATCCGCCGCTACTTGCCTGCCGACAACGAGGTCATTGTCACCCTCAACGACCCACGCGTGCCAGGCATCGCCGCCGGTATTGGCAACACCCGCTCAGCGGCTGCAGTTGAGCTCTGGGCCGAGCACCTCGATGGTGCTGTCGTGGCCATCGGCAATGCGCCCACAGCGCTTTTCCATTTGTTGGAACTCCTCGAACAGGGTGCACCAAAACCGGCGGTCATCCTTGGATTCCCAGTGGGTTTTGTGGGCGCGGCGGAGAGCAAGGCGGAACTCGCTGCCAACCCCCGCGACTGTGAGTTTGTCGCGCTGCGCGGTCGGCGCGGCGGCTCTGCCATGGCCTCGGCTGCTGTGAACGCGCTGGCTGCAGGTATTCCGGAAGGAGACACACGATGA
- a CDS encoding sirohydrochlorin chelatase, with amino-acid sequence MEYGYLEFANPVIRDGLDNLRERGCERILAVPGMLFAAMHSKNDIPTVLNTYAAKHDIDVRYGRELGVDPKMIAAAGGRIEDALAKADAEQGPVSRHDTCLVVIGRGASDPDANSNVAKIARLLHEGMGFGWCEVGYSGVTFPLVEPCLQHVVKLGYKRVVVFPYFLFSGILIDRIYGFTDQVAAEYPAQQFVKAGYLGDHPKVLETFAERVREQVGAVPPPNCGTCQYRTQILAIEGQDPQKITPAQRAILTAEKGAGHPAFGDVPPPTCVMCKYRTAVLGFEAEVGAVQESHHHHVEGQGASAPGSNVEDCKLCDTFCTGMCRLEMQAHHHHHHHDHHHDHDHHHHHHHAEYPHAKHPHGPESARKTKA; translated from the coding sequence ATGGAATACGGCTATCTCGAATTTGCCAACCCGGTCATTCGTGATGGCCTCGACAACCTCCGCGAGAGAGGCTGTGAGCGCATCCTTGCCGTGCCGGGCATGCTCTTTGCTGCAATGCATTCCAAAAATGATATCCCCACGGTTCTGAACACCTATGCCGCGAAACACGACATCGACGTGCGCTATGGCCGTGAACTGGGTGTTGACCCCAAAATGATTGCCGCCGCCGGAGGCCGCATCGAAGACGCACTCGCCAAAGCAGACGCTGAACAGGGCCCGGTCAGCCGCCACGACACCTGTCTTGTGGTCATCGGACGCGGGGCCTCTGACCCTGACGCCAATTCCAACGTCGCCAAAATCGCGCGGCTCTTGCACGAAGGTATGGGCTTTGGCTGGTGCGAGGTGGGCTATTCGGGCGTGACATTCCCGCTGGTTGAACCCTGTCTGCAGCATGTGGTGAAACTGGGTTATAAACGCGTGGTCGTCTTTCCGTACTTCCTCTTCTCTGGCATCCTGATTGACCGCATCTATGGTTTCACCGATCAGGTCGCGGCTGAATACCCTGCGCAGCAATTCGTCAAAGCGGGCTATCTCGGCGACCATCCCAAAGTGCTGGAAACCTTCGCTGAACGTGTCCGCGAACAGGTGGGAGCCGTGCCGCCGCCCAATTGCGGCACCTGCCAGTACCGCACGCAGATTCTCGCCATCGAAGGGCAGGACCCGCAAAAGATCACGCCCGCCCAACGTGCCATTCTCACTGCCGAAAAAGGTGCGGGACACCCCGCCTTTGGTGATGTCCCGCCGCCCACTTGTGTGATGTGCAAGTACCGCACCGCCGTGCTGGGCTTTGAGGCTGAAGTGGGCGCGGTGCAGGAAAGCCACCATCACCATGTGGAAGGCCAGGGCGCCAGCGCGCCGGGGTCCAACGTCGAAGATTGCAAGCTCTGCGACACGTTCTGCACCGGCATGTGCCGCCTTGAAATGCAGGCGCATCATCATCACCATCACCACGATCACCACCACGATCATGATCATCACCACCATCATCATCACGCGGAATACCCCCATGCCAAACACCCGCATGGGCCCGAAAGCGCGCGTAAAACCAAAGCCTGA
- a CDS encoding DUF6732 family protein, whose translation MHRLFALLTLLLPGAALAHPGHLAEVAGHGHWLSAGALAAAAALGLWAAKGRKSKENAENTSDAPLEDDEPQEA comes from the coding sequence ATGCACCGGCTCTTTGCACTTCTGACGCTGCTCTTGCCAGGCGCGGCGTTGGCCCACCCTGGACATCTCGCCGAAGTCGCGGGCCACGGGCATTGGCTTTCCGCGGGTGCGTTGGCTGCTGCGGCGGCACTGGGCCTTTGGGCTGCCAAGGGGCGCAAATCCAAAGAAAACGCGGAAAACACGTCGGACGCGCCCCTCGAAGACGACGAGCCACAGGAGGCGTAG
- a CDS encoding glutathione S-transferase family protein has protein sequence MGQLVDGVWQDTWYDTKSSGGAFKRSTAAYRNWITADGSAGPTGDGGFKAESGRYHLYVSLACPWAHRTLIFRALKGLEPHIGVSAVHPDMMADGWSFATDYEGATGDQLHDLPFARDIYLKADPKTSGRVTVPILWDRERETIVSNESSEIIRMFNSAFIGITGNTDDYWPEDMRDEIEPVNERIYSTLNNGVYKAGFATSQEAYDAAVVPLFDTLSWLEARLATSRYLMGDRITEADWRLFTTLIRFDLVYHLHFKCNLARIVDYPNLWGYLRELYQWPGVRETVNFDHIVRHYHYSHDTVNPHRIIPINPVLDFDAPHKREVLR, from the coding sequence ATGGGACAACTGGTTGACGGAGTCTGGCAGGACACCTGGTACGATACCAAATCCTCAGGCGGTGCGTTCAAGCGCAGCACCGCGGCGTATCGCAATTGGATCACAGCAGATGGAAGCGCCGGACCCACAGGAGACGGCGGGTTCAAGGCCGAAAGCGGTCGGTATCACCTTTACGTCTCACTGGCATGTCCATGGGCGCATCGCACATTGATCTTTCGCGCGTTGAAAGGTCTTGAGCCGCATATCGGGGTGTCTGCGGTGCATCCGGACATGATGGCGGATGGGTGGAGCTTTGCCACGGATTACGAAGGGGCCACGGGCGATCAGCTTCATGACCTGCCCTTTGCCCGGGACATTTATCTCAAGGCCGATCCCAAGACGTCGGGCCGCGTGACTGTGCCGATCTTGTGGGACCGGGAGCGAGAGACGATTGTGTCCAACGAATCCTCAGAAATCATCCGTATGTTCAATTCGGCCTTTATCGGCATCACAGGAAACACCGATGACTATTGGCCCGAAGACATGCGCGACGAGATCGAGCCGGTCAATGAACGGATCTATTCAACGCTTAACAATGGGGTCTACAAGGCCGGGTTTGCGACCAGTCAGGAGGCTTATGACGCGGCAGTTGTGCCACTGTTTGACACGCTGAGCTGGCTTGAGGCGCGGCTGGCCACGTCGCGCTACCTGATGGGGGATCGGATCACCGAAGCAGATTGGCGGCTTTTCACGACGCTTATCCGGTTTGACCTGGTCTATCATCTGCATTTCAAATGCAATCTGGCGCGGATTGTGGATTATCCAAACCTATGGGGATATCTGCGCGAGCTTTATCAATGGCCCGGTGTGCGCGAGACGGTGAATTTCGATCACATCGTACGGCATTATCACTACAGTCATGACACCGTGAATCCGCATCGGATTATCCCGATCAATCCGGTACTGGATTTCGATGCGCCGCATAAACGAGAAGTCTTGCGCTAG